CATTACAAATAAAAGTCTGGCATGAACAATCCCAATTAAGTTACTAATACTgcaatttaaaaatactttatCACAAATAAAAACCATGCATGAAAAAAGTATTCTTCAGTAAAATTGCCAGTACTGCAATCTAAAAATACTtcattacaagtaaaagtctTGCAAGTATTAATACCACAATAAAGAAAATCTTCCATTGCAAGAAAGAAGTCATAATGGAAAATTCTGCTTATGTAAAAGTACAATACTgccaaataaaaatactccatcACAAAACAAGTCCTGCATGAACTATCCTGCTTAAATATAAGTACcaatacagaaatgtaaaaatacttgTTACACATAAAAGTCCTACGCAAACAATCCTACTTAAGTAAAATTACCATGCAATTGTCAATGTTAATGCCAGTGTAAGAGTTGTTCATTGTAAGTAGAAGTCCTCCATGAAAAATCATGCTTAAGTAACaacgataataataataaacaccgCCGAAATGTAGAAAAACTCAGTTACAAAAAAAAGTTCTGACAAAAAATCCTGTAAGTAAAAGTAtcaaagcaacattttaaaaaaaacaatccattACAAGAAGCATCTGTAAGGTCCCACCTAAGTAAAAATGCTAATAcagcaatgtaaaaatactcaaTTACAAGTAAAGTACTGCATTAAAAAGCATACTTGAGTAAAAGAATCAGTACTGCAATacaaaaatattccattttaTAAGAGTCCTGCATGACCCATCTTGCTTTTGAAAAAGTTCTAATATagcaatgtaaaaatacttaattacattaaactaaatatttatGAACCCATTTAGTGTTTAAGTGTTTGACTGACAAATACTGCCAAATACTGtgatggtgcacttctacacggccatcatagagtccatcctctcctcctccatcaccgtctGGTACCCTGCAGCCACCCCTCGGGACAAGAGCAGGCTGCAGCGcatcatccgctctgctgagaaggtgatcggATGTAACCTGCCATCTCTCCAGGTTCTCTAGGCTTTTAAGGCGTGCAACCAAGATCTTGGccgacccctctcaccctggacacaaactttttgaacccctcccctcaggcaggaggctgTAGTCCGTCAGGGCTAAAACCTATTGCCACAAGAAaagcttcttcccctctgctgcatcgctgatAAGCACTGCCCGTgccactgcaaatcagctctgttgactATATTATTACTACTGCGTAGTAACTGTACATACCTTGTCTATTTTATCCATATTTCTTACATCTCTTTACTTactatcttattttattttatcttatctgtacttgcaccaagagcaccagagaaaattccttgtaagtgtaaaaacctacttggcaataaaccgcattctgattctgattgcTCTCTAAATGGATCTTTGTCGACTTCTGTATGTGAAGGAAGGAACtccaacaacagaacaaattaTTTCCTCATAGTTCTCTGGTGCAGTGACTAAAACTCAGTTTGACACGAAATTCAAGTGGAATTTCCAGAGACGGGGAATTTCTGTTGCCAAACAGGTCCTGATTATGGCGAGTGTCTTCCTTCTACCCGTGTCACTGAAGAGCTTTTCCTCTGAAGTTGTGTTTCTCTCACTGTcagaacacaaacatgacaGGAGCTCATTTTTCTGGCAGAGTTTAAGTCTCCTTTGTGGAGACATCAGAGCAGTCAGCTGAGCGTTTCTCTTCTcagccagaggaggaggaggagtttgaCAGGCTGGGgattttatctgtgcatttttgcttgtgtgtttgtttgcgaTTTGTAcaactgtctgtgtgtttatgaaTGGGAAACATTTTCTCACATCGCGGCTTTGATCTGCAGCCCTCCTACAATCGTTTCCCACAGGCCATGTAGTGTTCATATGAGAGCACACAATAAGCTGCACTGTTGTTTCACATTCAGTCACATGGAGCAGAAAGCCTGACACAGAGCAGCGGATGAACATGACAGAAATATTCATGTATTGTTGTATCTGCTAATGTCAGTAAATCTCACTGTGTGTGGGaacacttttattttctaaGGTAATATTATCGTGTGACAGTAAATTAATGGAGGCCCTGATCGTGCTTGTCTTGTGCAAAGGTGATTTTATGGTACATTAGTTTTACAGACTAACAAGCCGACAtacttaaaatttaaaaaatacagttaaataaaaGTCCCCCTGTGGGATCAACaaacaatttcaaataaatagaaatgaccATTAGGGCATCTTATGAGTGTTTAAGTAATCTCACTCACGCAGATTTCACAGCATATTTAGAGGCCCAGCCCTGTTTTTGAGAAGTTTATCTTTGTATGTCATACAAACATTTTGACCTTGTTAAATTGCTTGATTATTTACACACTGATATTGGCGTCTCTCAGAGAGAACACACAATGCAAAAAATGGACATGAGGGAGATcatttttgcaacattaaaTGTCCTGTCTGCCTTTAATGACATCCCTTGTGGCCTgcaattttcaagaaaaaaaaaagcttttgccAATGGTTTTGTCAAATAGTGGCCATGGCTGTCTCTGCCCCTGCTGCCCATTGGTACAGCCGCGGCAGCAGGAGGACCACAAAGGGGAGGGCTGACCGGGCCCCCTTTCCTGCCAGCAACAGAAGATGTGAGCTCCTCTGAGTGGGAACTGTTTGTGAACGAGCTCAGAGTCCAGAACCAGAGCGGTCAACTCTAATTATCAGGTGTTGCGAGGCAGCTTCTGTGCCGACTTGGACGTCGACTGGCCCCTCCATCTGAAGTGCtgccagagaagaagaagaactctTGTGGCTCTGTGAAGCGTGGAGGtcaaaaggagagagagaggaaacatggacaCATGCGCCTGCGCTTTGGAGCTGCTGGGGATGCTGGTCTACGTCGGGGCCTGGCTGTGCGCTTTGGCCACCACCATCTTACCTCAGTGGCTGACCATGTCCACGGCGCTGCTGCCGGTGGAGAGCTACGAGCTGGGCCTGTGGGAGACCTGTGTGGTCCAGGATGTTGGAGGGATGGAGTGCAGAGCTTACGACAGCCTACTGGGCCTCTCCAGTGACCTCAAGCTGGCCCGCATCCTCATGTGTGCTGCCCTCGCTGTGGGCATGCTGGGAATTCTAGTGGCCATACCTGGACTTCACCTGGTCAACAGCTGCAAAGAACACGGCGGCAATCGAGCCAAGAGGACTTTAACCATCATAGGAGGGGTGCTGGGGATGATTTCTGGAGTGCTGTGTCTGATCCCCGTGTCCTACATGGCTCATTTAGCAGTGATACATTTCTTCGATGATAAAGTACCTGACGTGGTGCCTCGATGGGAGTTTGGAGACGCCTTGTTCTGCGGCTGGGCGGCTGGGTTTCTCCTCATAGTGGCGGGGCTACTCATGGTCACCTCCTGCTCATGCTCACAGGTGGAGCCTCAGCCAGTGCTGCAGCGGAGGTACCAGGTGATGGGCACAGATAGTAGGAAGCGCACAGAGTACGTTTAACCGATGAAATACCTGCATAGAGACCAAAAGCACAATATAATCACCTGTAGATCTGCACTTCAAACAATGATGTAAATACCTGGTTTTATATCAAAGACTGTATAATGGTTGccttatcaaaaaaaaaaggatcttATCAGCGAAATTTTCACCTTGTTTCAGCTACTTTCAATGAGTCACCTGCACAATCAGACATTACATGTAAGGACTGCTGTGATCAGTAAAcatgagtatttttttaaacacatgtTTTATGAAGCGCTTTATACCCCTTATTCTGGGATGCCTTTGTTTAAGAAAGTCAAACTAGTTTAAGGGGACCTTTAAGCttaaatttaaaatgctgtGATTGTAAATTAATGCtaaaacacattatttcttAAAGCACAAAttcttctgtgtctcatttagtTTGCTTATGAGCTGTATTGTGCAGTACATTCAGATGATTcacataattacattttattacgTTGCACTTGTATTGAAAAGTtctcttttttcattaaaaGGAAGATCATTTTAATTGTATTGGTATGTATTATTTCATGGAACATTTTCCAGCTCGTATTGATAAACTGATGAATGATGTGAAGCAGTGACTGGGCTAGTCTTTGGTTATGTCACAGGTGAAAACATGGCTGCTCTTTTCCTTGTTAGCCATCTGTTCTGTGACTAACAGACGACCGGGGCGACTGAAAACAGCCGCCTCGGTGTGtcaggtgtgtctgtggcggtgGAAACACAGCTTGAGACTAATTCCATCAGATTTCCTGGTCACTCGCTGGGCTAAGCTGTGTTTAATGAACGCTTTAATGGGCAGTGTGTACTGTGAAGAATGTAGCACAAGCTGACATAATTACACAAATTTGCCGGGGTCAGAGGGCGCCACCGCTCTCTGCACTCCAAGCCTGTCTGCATCATTTACATACATGCAGGTACAGTGACACAAATGTGTTATTGCAGCGGAGGAGGATGATTTATAAACCTCCACGTCCTAATCGTGGTACTTTCGGTGGAGTCAGCTCTTACAGAATGAAGTTAATGAGAGATAATGATGTTGTCACAGGAGCATCTGTTGCCTGAGGGGCCCTTCTAGACATGGAGGGCTTTACTTCTAAGTGGCTAACAGTGGTTCTGTCAGGCCTCACAGAGCCGGAGGAGCCTGGGCTGAGAGGCACCCTCCCTCTGTTTGACGCCACACAGGCTGCAGGGAGGACCTGGTGTCTCTCAGTGTGAGGGCAGCTATCAGTAGGGAGGCActgaaaacaactgcagagatgTTCCTTTTGATTATCGTAAGATTCCAGCTGCTACAAGAAGGAAACGACATGCCTTCTACGCAGGAGGAATTATGTCTAAATGCATCCgactgcaaacaaacaaacctgcaCCGAGGGATTGATAAGCAAACTGCTggaacatgctgctgacagctTGCTCAGATGATTTATCGTGAGCGTAACATGACCTGCTATTCAGCAGAGATAAAGATCAGCTGAGCCTCAGTTCAAACTTTGACAAGATATGACAGAAACTACACTTTGTGAAATCAGTCTTGCATTACACTAAGCCCTCAAATTTTCCATACATTACCTAAATCCTCTTATCGGCCTTATCTGAGAGTTGACGGATAAATGATCTTTCACTTGCCACAGGattctttgtctcatttcttcATTTAACAGCAAAAGTGACTTACTAAAGTGATATTTTCAGACAGTTTACAAAGAGACGTTTGCAGCAAGGAAGGTACAAACAAAACTGTAGTAGAGGAAGAAGTATTCACACTCTTTACCAAAACAACAGGGTTAAAATAGTCCATTACTGGATTCAAAACTACTTTATAGAAAACAGAACTGCAGAGGCATTATCACTGAGTGTACctgaaatatataatataatatcatTAATTTCATTCTTTAAATATATGCATTTTATTGCTGCATTAAGTTGCAATGAAGCTATTTATAGCTACCTTATACAGTACTGTGAAAAAGTACTTGCCCCCTTCtcaaattcttctttttttgaatatttcccCTACTTAAATGTTTTAGACCATCAAACAAATGTAAGtattagacaaagataaccaaagtaaacacaaaatgcagcttttaaataatgatttaatgttttaaggggAAAAAAGTAACTGCTTCCCTTGTCAAATCATGGACTAACTGTGGCTAATTATTACGCTCTTATTAGAAATGTTTGAAATACAACTAATAGAGCTTTTTGATTGAACTGCTTGCTGTTTTAAATTATACATATCATCAGTGTACTTCTTTATATTGCTGCAATTGTAAAACTCAAAACTTCTGTTCTGTTACAAGGAAAAAATCTAAGAAAATGCCACTTGCTATCAGATTTCCTAAGTGGTTATTTGACTAAGCTTTCTCAACCCCAATTTCCACATTTTACGTAATTTCCAAAAACAGCATCCCACGTAGTAAACTGCAGGCAAGTatgatttctctctttttagtGAGTTGaatgtctaaatgtttttctgtttcttcaggTAAGTGCACTACGTGTCTGTTGACAAATGTTTTTGCTAAAACCTGGAGGCAGCTGTGGTTCCGAGGTCCTATTTCAGAGGTACATTGAACGCAGCATAAACTCTCATCTGACCCTGACCAAGGGACGTGACTTTAGAACATTTAGCAGATTTTACAGAGCTTCTTCTGCAGACACAAAGATTGCAAATAAActgatgtgcaaaactgatggAGAAAGAATTATTTGTCTGGAAAACTGTTAATAATTCATACATGTATGCTTCCCTGATCACAGTTCAATAAAGCTGTAAATGACAGGAAAATCTTTAACCGCGTATTTGTGCGTAAAATCTAAATCTGAAAAGTAACCACAGCTGCCATTAATTCCTTCTAAAATGGAGTTGGGTAGATCAATAGAAATAACTGTAATTATTTTCTCACCTGTGGTTAAACATGGAGATGGTACTGAATAGATTAATTTTATCTGATCTTCATCAGTGAGGTTGACTGCTGTAATCTTTGAAGAAGATAAAAGACAATTTGAAGTATACCTGCTCATCTGCCTGGACCTTTACCTCCAATCACCTGTCTGTTATCTGCAAACAAAAGGTCACGAGTCGAGCTAAAAGTTATAGTTGTGATAAAATTACATAAAGATATAACTAATATGACACTGTAGCAATGATCACCAGAGCTGTCAACTTTCCTTATCTCTGGCTTTTcacacaatatatatatatatattttattattttatatcccttattaatcccacgaggggaaattctgattttcgcaTATCCCCCCATCTGGGGGGgtcagagcgcagggtcagcTTCGGTGCAGCGCCCCTGGAgtcaaaattgccaaaaaaagagagaccCAAACCCTACAAAAAGGTTCTTTGAAGGAACCATTTTGAACACAAAAGGTAAACTAAAAAGTTCCACAAGCTTCTTCTCCTGTATTGCAATAAAATATCTTATTTTATATGACTAACATACAGATGTAAAGATAAAGCTCTGGGTGATGTATCAGGCTTATCTGCAGAAGTAGGAGGGTAGTGAACACAGACCAGACAGAGTTATTTAAATACCTCTCTATAGGAATGTTTTGGAGTAATGTTCGGTTATGCTGGGTGAAATTAAAATCAGGCATTTTTACACTAGTGAAAAGTGCATCTCACCACCTTTGTGCAGCGGTCAGAGCAGGTCTGCCATTCATCCACTTCTGAGACTTGTGTTTCTGACAGAGAGCTGTGCTTGTCTGAAGAGGGCCttttgttctgcagcagctcGCCGCCTCCGGAGAGGTGCAGCAGGCCACTGGGCCACAGCGAGCGCCTGCGTTCCTTCCCTGGCAACAATCACCACAGTGAGGCGGCCTCCTCTCCACACTCACATGCCTGCTTTCGTCAGCCTCCCACCCGGGTCACATGAGGAGGGCCCTAGTTAACCCGACCCACCGAGATCCCTCTTCACATGGGACCTGTTAGAAGCCCACACCTTGGCAtgtcccctccctccctccctccaccaGCCTGTGTGGCAATAATGCAGATCATTACGGTCATTCCAGTGCTAAGTGCACACAACACGGTGGAGATAAAGTTTATTATGACATCTGTGATAAGCATCTGTCCCTGAACTTCACTCCAATACAGCCTCATGGGCCACATGAAGCTTAAATTAAATCTAgctagcatgtttttttttaatctgtgtttaCACTCTCTTTCAATTAGGAGAACCTCAAGGAACTCTGAGGATATTCAAGGAAGCTGGAGGAACATTTCACAGGACAATTCAGAGTCCTAGAGTATTATTTATATAGTTTGGTGTAGGCCTAACTGACACTCTATACCTGCATTTacacattgttttatttcttttagctTCAAAACTGAGTTTTACTTAAGCTTTGCACATTGTAATACTTCAACATGTATATGATATACAACTTAAGCAACTTAGGACTGGCCAGTTATCTGACTTTCTGTTGAAAGAATTGTGTACAAATGGCTTTTGACACTAATATAAAAGGTCTATATTTGTCTGAATGTAAAAAGTCTCCATTTCATTTAGGAACATCTACAATATTGcctaatgtttttattgtgtttgggGTTAAATATTATTCCACTTTATTAACAATAAGaacaaaattgccaaaaaaaggAGACCCAAACCCTACAAAAAGGTTCTTTGAAGGAACCATTTTGAACACAAAAGGTAAACTAAAAAGTTCCTTAAGCTTCTTCTCCTGTATTGCAATAAAATATCTTATTTTATATGACTACTTGTAGTTAAAAACTGCTACAATTAGCAATTAACTTCAATATACAGCTTCAGTTTCTGTTGCAGGAAGTTGCAGACACAGAAAGTTACCTAGATGGCTCATGTAACAGCTAAAGAGCTAACTAAAGCTAACTTACATCCTATGGTAGTTAGAACTggtaagaaacaaaacaaagttcaAATTAGAATCAACAACAGGCTTACATTTATTAGATGGACATAAACAAAACTCTAAATAATTGCTGAAGTTGCTCCACATTTACTGGATGTGTAAAATATAAATTAGCGAACACAGTGGAACATGTAGCAGCTAGCAGGCTAACTGCTGCCTTTGAAGACTTAGTGGAggccaaaacaaagcaaaaacaacaataaatcagaTTTACATTCATCATGTCGACAGAAATACGACTCCACGAGACTGCTGATGTTGCTCTACATCTGCCAGAGGAAACTGATAGTAGCAGCTATTAGCTAAGTCATTAGCCAAATTAGCCTTAAAGGTAAAAAGAGAGCAAAGTTGTTTATACAGTTTGTTTCTACAATGAAGCATTGTTTTGATATTGTGgatgatttagttttttgtgaGCAGTGTTTTTAGTAATATAGCATAATGGCAAATGTTCCCCATTGTAGTTAATACTCCTAAATTTGATATCAAAGCATTAACATAACAAATCATTTGACTTAAAGTGTATCTTTGTGTTCAGATAGCTGATGAAGTCTCTCTCATGGGGAAATTGAATCAGTTGTGTTGTTGATTTGAGTTTTACTCATTGGTGAATCCGGGATTATCGATGCCCAGGGTGTCTCCATTAGATAAATCAGAGTTCTGTGGTAGTGTTGTGACCGTCCAGGGACCATGGAGCGGGTCCCTGGAGTCCTCGGAGCTCACACTCCGCCATGTGTACCGGTAGCAGAGGAAAAACAGGCTGCTGATGAGCATCAGGATGGAGGAGAAGAGGCCCACTCCGATGGCCGAGCCGATCTCCTGGCTGACAGGAGCAGCAGGCAAGTGGAACTCAGGAGGAAAGTCTATGGTCCTGTTGTTCAGCACTGAAGTCATGTTCCACACCAGCGGCACCAAACACAACGTGGCTGTGAGCAAATACAGGATGCCTCCTGCTGCGAAGGCCAGCCTGATGTGCCTGCGGTTTTCCACGGAGAAGTAGACCATCCTCACGGCTACTGCAGCGGTCATATTCCCGGCCAGGCCGCAAATCACTGCAAGCATCATCATCACCTGAGCCACAATGATCTCCACTGGAACAAAGCTGTTGGAGATGCTGATGCTCCAACAGTTCTCCATCTTGGGGAGGACGTGGCTGTGGAAACACGCCCTCCAGATGCCCACCCAGGCCACGCCCGAGTcgatgacagaaacattgtcCACCTGCCAGATGCGCCAGTCATCGATTCCGGCAGTGGTCATGGTCAGGATCCAGGCCAGGAACCCGGTGATGAGGGCCCAGAACTGCCAATGAGCTGTTTGAGCCAAGTAAAGCATCCCTGAGCTGTGAGGCCACTAATGCTCAGAGAGACCAATCGTTGCCGCCATCACTTCTGatggaaacaaaaacatacacaggGATGTGAAAAGGGCTTAAATCCATATTTTCATTAGtattttggtgttatttttagttttaatctGGACTTTAAAATATGATAACTCGCTGCCAAATTTACTCTGGGATACATCTTAGTGGGAACCACTGAACGGTTGGTTCATCCAAATGATCCAACACATATTTCCTCACTTAACCTCTCACATCTTGTGCCACGTGGATTACTATCTGCTGAAGTTTTGAGATAACCACTTTAGAGATCTGTGACTCCAATTGAGTCTACAGATGAGGAGGTGATGAGAATGTTTAAAATCAGTGTTAGGATggtaagaaacaaaacaaagttaaaattaGCGTCAACAACAGGCTTACATTTATTAAATGGACATAAAGAATTGCTGAAGTTGCTCCACATTTActggatgtgtaaataaattaaaccgtagtgtgttttttttctcatgatttgcagttaatgatgaggaaaaaacaaaaaacctaaatgaaaaaaaagggggaaatgGATACATGAAGtataacaaatattttaaatcctTTTCTATCTTCAACTATATTCAGATGTAGGGCCTCTACTCTAGGTTATCTACCAGAAACGGAATCAGAAAAGCAGAAATACTTTACTTTGCTAGATAACCTAGAGTAGaggtttgatttattttgagtCTGGAAAACTAAAGCACAATTACTATAGgtctgtgtttgctgtgtttttattattccacTGTGATAATCATTATACcctatttattgttttatagttTCGAGCTGCACAGCCAATAAACTGGCAGACATCAGACTGTTGCAGATATTTTGTATCGTGccctgtgtgtatgtgtctgctTACGTTGGGAAATTGCAGATACACACAGATATGCTTGAGCAGGCTGTGTAACAACATCTCTATTTCAAGTGTAC
This region of Acanthochromis polyacanthus isolate Apoly-LR-REF ecotype Palm Island chromosome 4, KAUST_Apoly_ChrSc, whole genome shotgun sequence genomic DNA includes:
- the LOC110955355 gene encoding putative claudin-24; translated protein: MDTCACALELLGMLVYVGAWLCALATTILPQWLTMSTALLPVESYELGLWETCVVQDVGGMECRAYDSLLGLSSDLKLARILMCAALAVGMLGILVAIPGLHLVNSCKEHGGNRAKRTLTIIGGVLGMISGVLCLIPVSYMAHLAVIHFFDDKVPDVVPRWEFGDALFCGWAAGFLLIVAGLLMVTSCSCSQVEPQPVLQRRYQVMGTDSRKRTEYV
- the cldn34a gene encoding claudin-34; the encoded protein is MLYLAQTAHWQFWALITGFLAWILTMTTAGIDDWRIWQVDNVSVIDSGVAWVGIWRACFHSHVLPKMENCWSISISNSFVPVEIIVAQVMMMLAVICGLAGNMTAAVAVRMVYFSVENRRHIRLAFAAGGILYLLTATLCLVPLVWNMTSVLNNRTIDFPPEFHLPAAPVSQEIGSAIGVGLFSSILMLISSLFFLCYRYTWRSVSSEDSRDPLHGPWTVTTLPQNSDLSNGDTLGIDNPGFTNE